TGGAGCGGATGGCACTTTGAGAGCCGTTTGACGCCAAGCCAGCCGCCGCGCAATGCGCCATATTTTTGAACGGCCTCAAGGCTATAGCAGGAACAGGTGGGGTGAAAACGGCATGCCGGCGGCAGCAGCGGGCTGATAGCCAGTTGGTATCCCCTTATAAGGAGCGAAAGCAAACTCTTAATCACTGTAATTTCCCCGCCAGTTTTTCAAACTGGCGTTCCAGGCCCCCGTATTCAGGTTCCTGCCGCCCGCGCTTGACCACGATCACGAGGTCGAGGCCCGAAAGGACGGCCACAAACCGTCTGTAGA
This region of Nitrospinota bacterium genomic DNA includes:
- the yidD gene encoding membrane protein insertion efficiency factor YidD — protein: MKSLLSLLIRGYQLAISPLLPPACRFHPTCSCYSLEAVQKYGALRGGWLGVKRLSKCHPLHPGGYDPVE